The sequence CTCATGGTTTCATACTCGGTGATCAGCAACAGCCCTTCGTCGCCATCGATCTCGTAGCGGCCAATCACCGGCACAATTTCGGCGTAGCCCCGCTCACGCAGTAGCTGCCCCTGGCTGGGGTCATCGGCATCGGGCACAAGCGCAAACACGGTGCTGCCCTCGTGGTTTTGATCCTCTCTATCCCAGGCCATAGCCCCGTTCCAGGTGACGTAGGCCCCACCTACCGCCAACGCTGGATCGACATCGTGGAGCTGGCAAATTTCGACCACGCTGGGGTGCCCCATATCCAGGGCTTCTACCGAAATTGTCGAGCCGCCGAGCTCGGCTCGGCGAAAAGGCAGGTGGTGGGTGGTGCGCTGGGAGTTCCACTGACCAGCGCTCATGCGGAAAAAGTCCATTACGTCCATGGGGCAGGTTCTTATTACTTACTAGCGTTCTCAGAAATGTATCGACCCAGTACGGCGGCAAGCGATACCAAATTAGCCTTTAGCGATCATAGCGCTGTCGATGGAGTCGATCCAGCTAATCCCTCCAAATGGCGCGAGAATGGCGCGATCGCCCCCTCAGAGCCAGTCTCACACCCTAAGGCCAGCCCAAAAACGCCTCTATAAACAGTCCTAGGCAAGACTATTGGCACCTAGACCAAACTAGGGCCTATTGTTGCGAAATATTACGTTACCTGAGAGGGTCGAGGCCTCTACCCAAAACCCCTAGAGTGCCCAGGGCAGCTGAATTCTTCCACTTTGCACCTACGGCAAAGGTCGCTTTTCCTTAATAACTTGTAAAAAACAAAGACCCACCAGCGGTGTATAAACATCTTTGGAGGGTTAATGAATTAGCGAAAGCCAATTCAGACAACGGTTTCGAGAAATGTTGCGGATCCCTTACAGAAACGCCTTTTCTCTTTCTCATCGGCCTTCTTTTTCGAGCTTGTCGAGCTGAACATGTAGAAGCTTGAACAACCTTGAAGAAATGTAAACTAGATGAGAAAACAAACACCTCTGATCTTTAAGATCCTCACTATAGATTGGTTAGACAGCTCCGGCTGAACTAATGATTAACTCGGTCTTTCTTAGACCACTTCAAGCAAACTCAGCGACAAAAAATTAGGAGATTTGAGTCGATGTTTGACGCATACACCAAGGTTGTTTCTCAAGCTGATGCACGGGGAGATTTTCTGTCTACCGATCAGCTAGACGCTCTGTCTCGCGTGACTGGCGATGGCCTAAAGCGGATCGACGCTGTTAACCGCATGACCGGCAGCGCTTCTAAGATTGTGTCTGATGCTGCTCGTGCTCTGTTCGCCGAGCAACCCCAGCTCATCGCTCCTGGTGGCAATGCCTACACCAACCGCCGCATGGCTGCCTGTCTGCGCGACATGGAAATCATCCTGCGTTACGTCACCTACGCTACCTTCACCGGCGATGCTAGCGTTCTGAACGATCGCTGCCTGAATGGTCTCCGCGAAACCTACGTTGCTCTAGGCGTTCCTGGCGCTTCTGTTGCCGCTGGCGTTGAGAGAATGAAGGCTTCTGCTATCTCCATCGCTAACGATACTGCTGGTATCACCCAGGGCGACTGCAGCTCTCTCATGTCTGAGATCAGCAGCTACTTTGATCTGGCCGCAGCCGCTGTTGCCTAAGCTCAGATTAAATTGAGCCTGACTTGAATTAGATTAATTTGAATTTGATCTAGTTCAGCTATCTGTTCATTTGCTGTGGAAACAACATTAAGGAGAACATTCCAGTATGAAAACCCCTTTGACCGAAGCAGTA is a genomic window of Nodosilinea sp. E11 containing:
- a CDS encoding phycocyanin subunit beta → MFDAYTKVVSQADARGDFLSTDQLDALSRVTGDGLKRIDAVNRMTGSASKIVSDAARALFAEQPQLIAPGGNAYTNRRMAACLRDMEIILRYVTYATFTGDASVLNDRCLNGLRETYVALGVPGASVAAGVERMKASAISIANDTAGITQGDCSSLMSEISSYFDLAAAAVA
- a CDS encoding phycobiliprotein lyase → MDVMDFFRMSAGQWNSQRTTHHLPFRRAELGGSTISVEALDMGHPSVVEICQLHDVDPALAVGGAYVTWNGAMAWDREDQNHEGSTVFALVPDADDPSQGQLLRERGYAEIVPVIGRYEIDGDEGLLLITEYETMSSIERFWFANPNLRLRTSVVKRFGGFSTASFCAESRLSEPPAEGESVKALAPLSAFGW